In one Plasmodium reichenowi strain SY57 chromosome 7, whole genome shotgun sequence genomic region, the following are encoded:
- a CDS encoding tRNA m5C-methyltransferase, putative: MENDKQSNYYDNEKALEKNESFFNYYVNQKILKSCEIDNFMEIINKELPITFRVLNNNKYSSFIHENIKKQLESICKDKYSIIKLNEEDHMYEIHLTRSEIKKEENYKNLYNYLINLNESGFIFRQELVSMLPVLFLRLKENFFVLDICAAPGSKTAQILDYMHTINRRKIKNILIENFLKKNMETLYKNLYPWNNVNDEDSDNLYDSFELDSYKINGFIKQEEKNDTNKIIMNTQNIMNSQDVLLYENNINVQNVMTSQEKTNNVDNLYFDDNMKNDCFKNENTINEYKKDKYKENIYKTFYNILENNNYDDPFFEYILNVDDNLYNDYKKLISNNNPDGVVVANDSNFKRCCMLFHRLKNIHSDCLVVTNNNAVTFPYIYIKRENSNLENNDHNNNNNNNNNKLSNDSNILQNENSIFVKKNFDSVLCDVPCSGDGTLRKDRNVWINWNPNNAYNLFQMQVNILKRSIELTKENGYIVYSTCSLNPIENEAVICEIFNSVENLDCLKLINFQNELLTKLNYEKAVKQWKVVMDDIWFDTYEQYCSYLQNKESGKYKKIYEKIQEGMFPPCEEFINSINLNYAKRFFPHHYNAGGFFIAVIKKGENFQWKSNMKKENKSKMYVDQNERIAYEREEYRRKYKNKKKYNRKIKNNKNNKMDHINKVKGVNGANKDEDQIDDESKSENIIKSENILNESILKSENILNESILKSENILKSENILKSENIIKGENILKSENILKSDIIQKSNDLISHINRKSEELLNDYINNIDDNNNNVPNGGEEAKVPNKRSNNLDFEYRHGYRIKINNEKLVKQQEYVSLSYYEKLICVNNFLEKIKNYFNLNMNFLSIKNNLYIHLKDNGNTHRLSVDERLNSNVKKIYLVSNSAKEILESYTKMKLKIITAGITVIQVDKNKKNTYENYYRINYSGCLNFIPFFQDIDNFFKNKKYREQIIQNYFCTVYENNERQFNFEKYMNQLIDEKKKTNLSKLDSNKNKGQKILNNELKNEKENIENNMSEENDETLNGYIKNNINVKFNITTCDGLDNGMDTQNDNIKNDNITNDNITNNNSTNNNSTNNNITNNNITNVIWVKSDVILDLIKVDKSKINNISNETIKQTEMLAKYSPNILLTLNKNKQIIAIPSNKGNMYVDISIDKNSIMMLPYILN; encoded by the coding sequence atggaaAACGATAAACAAAGTAACTATTATGATAATGAGAAGGCTCTTGAAAAGAATGAAAGCTTCTTCAACTATTACGTAAACCAGAAAATATTGAAGAGCTGTGAAATCGATAATTTTATGGAGataattaataaagaattaCCTATAACTTTTAGAGTtctaaataataataaatatagcAGTTTTATacatgaaaatataaagaaacAATTAGAAAGCATTTGTAAAGACAAATATTccattattaaattaaatgaagaagatcATATGTATGAAATTCATTTAACTCGATctgaaattaaaaaagaagaaaattataaaaatttatataattatttaataaacCTAAATGAAAGCGGTTTCATATTTAGACAAGAACTTGTTAGTATGCTACctgttttatttttaagaTTGAAAGAGAATTTTTTCGTTCTTGATATTTGTGCTGCCCCTGGATCGAAAACCGCCCAAATTTTGGATTATATGCACACAATTAATAgaaggaaaataaaaaatattttaatagaaaattttttaaaaaagaatatggAAACCTTGTATAAGAATTTGTACCCATGGAATAATGTAAATGATGAAGATAGtgataatttatatgattcATTTGAACTTgattcatataaaataaatggTTTTATAAAGCAGGAGGAGAAAAAtgatacaaataaaataattatgaacactcagaatattatgaataGTCAGGACGTTTTGTTgtatgaaaataatataaatgttcAGAATGTTATGACCAGTCAggaaaaaacaaataatgtagataatttgtattttgatgataatatgaaaaatgattgttttaaaaatgaaaataccattaatgaatataagaaagataaatataaagagaatatatataaaacgttttacaatattttagaaaataataattacgACGACCctttttttgaatatatattaaatgtgGATGATAATTTGTATAATGACTATAAGAAATTAATTTCGAACAATAATCCTGATGGTGTGGTTGTTGCTAATGATTcaaattttaaaagatgTTGTATGTTATTTCATCGattgaaaaatattcataGTGATTGTTTAGTTGTAACGAATAACAATGCAGTGACATTTccttatatttatattaaaagagAAAATTCAAATTTGGAAAATAatgatcataataataataataataataataataacaaattatcaaatgatagcaatatattacaaaacGAAAATAGCATATTTGTGAAGAAAAATTTTGACTCAGTTTTATGTGATGTACCTTGTAGTGGTGATGGAACATTAAGGAAGGATAGAAATGTATGGATAAATTGGAATCCAAATAATgcatataatttatttcaaatgcaggtaaatatattgaagAGATCCATTGAATTAACAAAGGAAAATGGTTACATTGTTTATAGCACGTGTTCGTTAAATCCTATTGAAAATGAAGCAGTAATATgtgaaatatttaatagTGTAGAAAATTTGGATTGTTTAAAATTGATAAATTTTCAGAATGAATTATTaacaaaattaaattatgaaaaagCTGTTAAGCAATGGAAGGTTGTTATGGATGACATATGGTTTGATACATATGAACAGTATTGTTcttatttacaaaataaggaatcaggaaaatataaaaagatatatgaaaaaattcAAGAAGGGATGTTTCCTCCATGTGaagaatttataaattctATAAATTTGAACTATGCTAAACGTTTTTTCCCTCATCATTATAATGCTGGTGGTTTTTTTATAGCCGTTATTAAGAAAGGAGAAAATTTCCAATGGAAATCAAATATGAAAAAGGAgaataaaagtaaaatgTATGTAGACCAGAATGAAAGGATAGCATATGAGAGGGAGGAATATAGAAGaaagtataaaaataaaaaaaaatataacagaaaaattaagaacaacaagaataataaaatggaTCACATAAATAAGGTCAAAGGTGTGAATGGTGCTAATAAAGATGAGGACCAAATTGACGATGAATCGAAAAgtgaaaatataataaaaagtgaaaatatattaaatgaaagtatattaaaaagtgaaaatatattaaatgaaagtatattaaaaagtgaaaacatattaaagagtgaaaacatattaaaaagtgaaaatataataaaaggtGAAAATATACTAAAAAgtgaaaatatattaaaaagtgATATAATTCAAAAGAGTAACGACTTAATTAGTCATATAAATAGAAAGAGTGAGGAACTAttaaatgattatataaacaacatagatgataataataataatgtacCTAATGGTGGGGAAGAGGCAAAGGTTCCTAATAAACGAAGCAACAACCTAGATTTTGAATACAGACACGGAtatagaataaaaataaacaatgAAAAGTTAGTTAAGCAACAAGAATATGTAAGCTTAAgttattatgaaaaattaatttgtgtaaataattttttagagaaaattaaaaattattttaatttaaatatgaattttttatctattaaaaataatttgtatattcATCTTAAAGATAATGGTAATACACATAGGTTGTCTGTAGATGAAAGGCTTAATTCTAAtgtaaagaaaatatatttagtTAGTAATAGTGCTAAAGAAATATTGGAAAGTTAtacaaaaatgaaattaaaaataattacaGCTGGGATAACCGTTATACAGGTagataagaataaaaaaaatacttatgaaaattattatagAATAAATTATAGTGGGtgtttaaattttattcctttttttcaagatattgataatttttttaaaaacaaaaaatatcGAGAACAAATTATTCagaattatttttgtacggtatatgaaaataacGAAAGACAATTTAATTTTGAGAAGTACATGAATCAATTAATTGAtgagaagaaaaaaacaaatttgTCAAAATTGgattcaaataaaaataaggggcaaaaaatattaaataatgaattgaaaaatgaaaaagagaatatagaaaataacATGAGTGAGGAAAATGATGAAACACTTAATGgatatataaagaataatataaatgttaaatttaatattacaaCATGTGATGGATTGGATAATGGAATGGATACacaaaatgataatattaaaaatgataatattacaaatgataatattacaaataataatagtacaaataataatagtacaaataataatattacaaacaataatattacaaatgTTATATGGGTAAAAAGTGATGTAATATTAgatttaataaaagtaGATAAATCCAAAATCAATAACATATCAAATGAAACAATAAAACAAACAGAAATGTTAGCTAAATATTCTCccaatattttattaactcttaataaaaataaacaaattataGCTATCCCTTCAAATAAAGGAAATATGTATGTAGATATAAGTATTGACAAAAATTCAATAATGATGTTGCCATACATTTTGAACTGA
- a CDS encoding putative membrane protein (conserved Plasmodium membrane protein, unknown function) produces MEKNKYDIEVAENNRFLFNKQRDWSRITFTFLVFVLGIKTVLCILLYMYNNILLFVVFLILCVVSLYGLIVNTIKSLVLYILILSLVLTSISLCFYNIIYIEYISKVFEHAFLSTVLYSTFPLLVMELFVSITYTCLKKKKKGYIEKQLKELKIAIDNTNEEKDKKNEGKLLSLQIDLEKNQLNTCNKEYKYYLTHYKNKKYICIEKKTDYSSDDEIYAKYIQDKSSNNNYEGYDKSKLINTSNINMLNVKTNKKNVNHSMSSNSMQQDLSFIHSSINKYEKKKEKENKNYDQNKKSSNSNDKSYNMIQNDHRKNNQNKEIVDNNNKRNDNNNNNNNNNNNNNNNNYNNNNNNELTQVYYNNPNLHQNNYHVSKNKMNTTELQDDNLFNKTNPLSSDNTASFILNSNNMNKSINKDTYVNMYEKEEKPLMVIKQKEENLKKNNVLNTSLSSNNEENCIIENFIEKNINVQRKDNIKKDTKNNQANEIMENNFTLNNLYTNIITMPLQKENQNKTEEKIKIENYKIGLTYDITKQEQINNYVTNLNEEIQQEKKEENQIEDLNIKKNIQHGNDFITHTNNNLNINEDTKKMQKDIFSVFLKNKQDQQIMDIKSKNDNMEIKKDSIKSKDDNMEIKKDDIKSKDDNMEIKKDSIKSKDDNMEIKKDDVKSKGDNMEIKKDSIKSKNDSIKSKNDNIKSKNDTIKSKNDTIKSKNDTIKSKNDTIKSKNDNMDNMKNQINIKTEQAKDNINKNNFLVTSKEKEHNIDTSLNKHHVFDKINNCHNFNTTNLLNSKTFIEKDIFQNNNIFNEEKNIKEKDIQTMKKSQDKEINNEHTNSNIFTNPLQEATKYLEEKNKKMEYSQKFPFFLNFTNNVTSNRDNKEQQNKNYNNNNNDNNDNNNNNNNKSNTYDHLTSSPSTKNIFFSNNTFLNIKEHKDDIYKEQKQQNNKNTKKIKTFNSEPYWKRLDKKDIEEFKHSVNKSYMENISIDEVHQKNEQKEKNILSNSIISNNFTTFLNMKKSEYDHTEKIYEKNQDNLQVDKTNLVEQENKNIPIRVNINNNNNNNEDNYNEHNDNNIQDPLNGGTSQKDNIIKDNNMNNIHNNNNNNNMNNIHNNNNNNNYNNGDNVKNINHIKSANKDNLTKDSFKDNLNIDKATEKKHTNGNVVSSNNKANVSIEVNTNNQNIYETNSNTIFKQRKYFFENLRKEKSSNNIITKYDDKKKHNNNNINNNDNNSNNSTTQEKVPSNSSFNIKKNENSDVQKKYSLTSKNNNNEDEHMNKEYNTTNTSDGLKIMKHVEDNFYISDDRMISPSKKIEHNHNTIGNNSNNNNNNNNNNNNNNKVCSNNANHIIEDNKLLNENKQHIGKKELLNNNYDHNINDKVKDIHQNKDAFSNNKSIMDNISSIIPNEKTYNLEKIKNTELVQINNVTLNNFNSTRNSNIINDGENICFNDFVNNKKICSTQTKDENLNHLKNVTKMLYESRNDHLFEKPKFKVLKEDVFMTKEGDFMKTNVNNIEEKENVDVKNDEKENVGVKNVDVKNDEKENVGVKNDEKQNDDVKNEKRLKLLNDGVKNEKRLKLLNDDVKNEKRPKSLNDGVKNEWKIPLFSNSFKMSSFVITEKEENKNDDKCVDEKKNNNKENETHDFKEHKEPLEQDINEDINLLNKKNEQIEQIEEFQDVIEPTNAYIKQDTEIIEPFYEYKKQETEIIEVNKEEVIQIELTKSNDIKKEGKDIYSSKDEQNNSKQEELQYYSNKINGDINIDKHISINSENKINDQFEKNRKDDKEQNTIIKEPLEEYKNNEHEKNDIKESAKVHKPDLHTLVLNNEVETPEMLGKSQIQNQDINTFRNNEIKVLENEVKNQENVDKNEDNEKKQNFDTTETTNVHQNETNKNKSNKKNNRKKNKKK; encoded by the coding sequence atgGAGAAGAATAAATACGATATAGAGGTTGCAGAAAACAATCGTTTTCTTTTTAACAAACAAAGAGATTGGTCTAGAATAACTTTTACCTTTTTAGTTTTTGTGTTAGGAATAAAAACAGTTTtgtgtatattattatatatgtataataatatattattatttgtcgtgtttttaatattatgtgTGGTTTCTCTTTATGGTCTTATAGTTAATACAATTAAATCTCTcgtattatatatattaatattaagCTTAGTATTAACAAGTATTAGCCTgtgtttttataatattatatatatagaatatatatctaaAGTTTTTGAGCATGCGTTTCTTTCGACAGTATTATATTCTACGTTCCCTTTACTCGTAATGGAATTATTTGTAAGTATAACATATAcatgtttaaaaaaaaaaaaaaaaggatatataGAAAAGCAACTAAAGGAATTAAAAATTGCTATAgataatacaaatgaagaaaaggacaaaaaaaatgaaggAAAACTTTTATCATTACAAATCGATTTAGAAAAGAATCAGCTAAACACATGTAATAAAgaatacaaatattatttaactcattataaaaataaaaaatatatatgcatagaaaaaaaaacagaCTATTCTAGTGATGATGAAATATATgcaaaatatatacaagaCAAAAGTAGCAACAATAACTATGAAGGATATGATAAATCAAAATTAATTAACACAagtaatattaatatgttaaatgtaaaaacaaataaaaagaacGTAAATCATTCCATGTCATCAAACAGTATGCAACAAGATTTGAGTTTTATACACTCCAGtataaacaaatatgaaaaaaaaaaagaaaaagaaaataaaaattatgacCAGAATAAAAAAAGCAGCAATAGTAATGACAAAAGTTATAACATGATTCAAAATGATCATAGAAAAAACAACCAGAACAAAGAAATTGTTGACAATAACAACAAAAggaatgataataataataataataataataataataataataataataataataattataataataataataataatgagCTTACACaagtatattataacaatCCAAACCTTCATCAGAACAATTATCATGTCAGCaagaacaaaatgaatACCACAGAATTACAAGatgataatttatttaataaaacaaatcCATTATCATCAGATAATACAGCctcatttatattaaatagtaataatatgaataaatcTATTAATAAAGATACTTATGTTAATATGTACGAAAAGGAAGAAAAACCTCTCATGGTcataaaacaaaaagaagaaaatcttaagaaaaataatgtCCTGAACACATCCTTATCCAgtaataatgaagaaaattGTATTATTGAAAACtttatagaaaaaaatataaatgttcAAAGGAAAGACAACATCAAAAAGGATACTAAAAATAATCAAGCCAATGAAATTAtggaaaataattttacgcttaataatttgtacacaaatattattaccatGCCCctacaaaaagaaaatcaaaataaaacagaagaaaaaataaaaatagaaaattaCAAAATTGGTCTCACGTATGATATAACCAAACaagaacaaataaataattatgttaCAAATCTAAATGAAGAAATTCAACAGGAGAAGAAGGAAGAAAATCAAATCGAAGATTtgaacataaaaaaaaatatacaacaCGGTAATGATTTTATCACCcatacaaataataacttaaatattaatgaagatacaaaaaaaatgcaaaaggatatattttcagtttttttaaaaaataaacaagATCAACAAATAATGGATATCAAAAGTAAAAATGATAACATGGAAATTAAGAAGGATAGCATCAAAAGTAAAGATGATAACATGGAAATTAAGAAGGATGACATCAAAAGTAAAGATGATAACATGGAAATTAAGAAGGATAGCATCAAAAGTAAAGATGATAACATGGAAATTAAGAAGGATGACGTCAAAAGTAAAGGTGATAACATGGAAATTAAAAAGGATAGCATCAAAAGTAAAAATGATAGCATCAAAAGTAAAAATGATAACATCAAAAGTAAGAATGATACCATCAAAAGTAAAAATGATACCATCAAAAGTAAGAATGATACCATCAAAAGTAAGAATGATACCATCAAAAGTAAAAATGATAACATggataatatgaaaaatcAGATCAACATAAAAACCGAACAAGCaaaagataatattaataagaataattttttggTAACATCAAAAGAGAAGGAACATAATATAGATACATCCTTGAATAAACATCATGtttttgataaaataaataattgtcataattttaatactaccaatttattaaatagTAAAACATTCATAGAAAAGgatatatttcaaaataataatatatttaatgaagaaaaaaatataaaagaaaaggatATACAAACTATGAAAAAAAGTCAagataaagaaattaataatgaacatactaattcaaatatatttacaaacCCTTTACAAGAAGCAACAAAATATTtggaagaaaaaaataaaaaaatggagTATTCTCAAAAATTTCCATTCTTTCTAAATTTTACAAATAATGTAACATCTAATAGAGATAACAAAGAacaacaaaataaaaattacaacaacaataataatgataataatgataataataataataataataacaaaagTAATACATATGACCATTTAACTAGTTCACCTtcaacaaaaaatattttcttttcaaaTAATACATTCTTAAATATCAAAGAACACAAAGatgatatttataaagaacaaaaacaacaaaataataaaaacacaaaaaaaataaaaacatttaatTCTGAACCATATTGGAAAAGACTAGACAAAAAAGATATTGAAGAATTCAAACATTCTGTTAATAAAAGCtatatggaaaatatatctattgATGAAGTTCatcaaaaaaatgaacagaaagaaaaaaatatattgtcTAATTCAATTAtttcaaataattttacAACATTTctaaatatgaaaaaaagtGAATATGATCACACAGAAAAAATTTACGAAAAAAATCAAGATAATTTACAAGTCGATAAAACAAATCTTGTAGAAcaggaaaataaaaatatacctATAAGggtaaatataaataataataataataataatgaagataattataatgaacacaacgataataatatacaagATCCTCTTAATGGGGGTACCTCTCAAAaggataatattatcaaagataataatatgaataatatacacaataataataataataataatatgaataatatacacaataataataataataataattataataatggtGATAAtgtgaaaaatataaatcatattaAATCTGCAAATAAGGATAATTTAACAAAGGACTCTTTTAAAGATAACCTTAATATAGATAAAGcaacagaaaaaaaacatacTAATGGAAATGTAGTAtcatcaaataataaagcTAATGTATCCATTGAAgtaaatacaaataatcaaaatatatatgaaacTAACTCAAACACTATTTTTAAACAgagaaaatatttctttgAAAATctaagaaaagaaaaatcttcaaacaatataattacaaaatatgatgacaaaaaaaaacataataataataatattaataacaaCGACAAcaatagtaataatagtaCTACACAAGAGAAAGTACCTTCAAACTCTTCCTtcaatattaaaaaaaatgaaaattcTGATGtacaaaagaaatataGCTTAACctcaaaaaataataataatgaagatgaacatatgaataaagaatataatacGACAAACACATCGGACGGATTAAAAATCATGAAACATGTTGAGgataatttttatataagtGATGATAGAATGATAAGTCCCTCCAAAAAAATAGAACATAACCATAACACAATTggtaataatagtaataataataataataataataataataataataataataataaggtATGTAGCAATAATGCTAATCATATAAttgaagataataaattgTTAAATGAAAACAAACAACACATAGGAAAAAAGGAACTCTTAAACAATAATTatgatcataatattaatgataaaGTTAAAGATATTCATCAAAACAAGGATGCCTTTTCTAATAACAAGAGTATTATGGATAATATATCTAGTATAATTCCAAATGAAAAAACTTataatttagaaaaaattaaaaatacaGAATTGgtacaaataaataatgtaaCATTAAATAACTTTAATTCAACAAGGAAttcaaatattataaatgacggtgaaaatatatgttttaatgattttgtaaataataaaaaaatatgctCTACTCAAACAAAAGATGAAAATTTGAACCATCTTAAAAATGTAACAAAGATGTTATATGAAAGTAGGAATGACCATTTATTTGAAAAACCAAAATTTAAAGTATTAAAGGAGGATGTTTTTATGACTAAGGAGGGAGATTTCATGAAAACGAATGTAAACAatatagaagaaaaagaaaatgttGATGTTAAAAATGAcgaaaaagaaaatgttggtgtaaaaaatgttgatgtaaaaaatgacgaaaaagaaaatgttGGTGTAAAAAATGAcgaaaaacaaaatgatgATGTAAAAAATGAGAAACGTCTCAAGTTATTAAATGATGGTGTAAAAAATGAGAAACGTCTCAAGTTATTAAATGATGATGTAAAAAATGAGAAACGTCCCAAGTCATTAAATGATGGTGTAAAAAATGAATGGAAAATACCACTATTTAGTAACAGCTTTAAGATGTCCTCCTTTGTCATAACtgaaaaagaagaaaataagaATGACGACAAATGTGTAgacgaaaaaaaaaacaataataaagaGAATGAAACACACGATTTTAAAGAACATAAAGAACCACTTGAACAAGATATAAATGAGgatattaatttattaaataaaaaaaatgaacagATAGAACAGATAGAAGAATTCCAAGATGTTATTGAACCTACCAATGCATATATAAAGCAAGATACTGAAATCATCGAACCATTctatgaatataaaaaacaagAAACAGAAATTATAGAAgtaaataaagaagaagTAATACAAATAGAACTTACCAAAAGTAATGATATTAAGAAAGAAGgaaaagatatatattcttcaaAAGATGAACAAAATAACAGTAAACAGGAAGAATTACAATATTATAGTAACAAAATTAATGGAGATATTAATATTGATAAACATATTTCTATAAATTcagaaaataaaataaacgatcaatttgaaaaaaatagaaaagatgataaagaacaaaatacaataataaaagaacCACTggaagaatataaaaataatgaacatgaaaaaaatgatataaaagaatCTGCAAAAGTTCACAAACCAGATTTACACACGCTAGTCCTTAATAATGAGGTAGAAACACCAGAAATGTTAGGAAAATCACAAATACAGAATCaagatataaatacatttcGAAATAACGAAATTAAAGTTTTAGAAAATGAAGTAAAGAACCAAGAGAATGTAGacaaaaatgaagataatgaaaaaaaacaaaattttgATACAACAGAAACAACTAATGTTCACCAGAATGAAACCAACAAGAATAAAAgcaacaaaaaaaataacagaaaaaaaaataaaaaaaaataa